CTCGGTCCCGCCCACGACGCTGCCCACCGACGCGGCCGCGGCGATCTACGACACGTTCGTCCGGTTCCTGCGCGACAGCACGCGCACCCTGCTGGTCGTCGCGGTGGTCACGGCACTGGTGGCGTACCTGTACGGTCCCGGACGTCCCGCCCGCGCCGTCCGCACGGCGGCGGTACGGGGCACGACGGCCGCCGGCCGGGATCTGCGTCGTGCCGGTGTGCGCACCGGGTCCACCGGACGCTGGCTGGCGGACCACCGGGCATGGACCACGGGTGGCGTCATCGCGGCGGGAGCGCTGGCGCTGGTGCTCTGGAACCACCCCTCGGTCGGAGCGGTGGCACTCGTTCTGGGCATCGCCGTGGCCGTCCTGATCGTGCTGGCGGTCCTCGCGGCCGCCGCGGGCCCGGCCGCCGGGCATGAGGACCGGGCGGCGGCCCCGTGAGCCATGGCGAGGAAACCCGGCTCCGCCCCGGCGCCCCGCAGGCGCACGGCGGTGGAGCGGGCCCTGGCGAGCCTGCGGTCCGGTCCGGTGGCCAGGCTGCTCCCCCGCCTGTCGGCGCTCAACGTCGTGGAGGGCTCCGTGCGGCTGGCCGCGCAAGCCTTCATCACCGCGCTCCCGCTGCTGATGACCGTCGCGGCGTTCGCCCCCCGAGGGGTGCAGGACCTGCTGACCGACTCCCTCCGTGCGGTTCTGGGGGTGCGCGGCAACACGCTCGACGAGGTACGCCGTGCCTTCACCGCCACCGGCACACCACGGGACGCCGCCGGAGCTGTGGGCGTGGTGGTGACTCTCGTGTCCGCCACGGCCTTCAGCCGGGCGCTTCAGGCGGTCTGCGAGCGGTGCTGGCACCTGCCCCGGACACCGGTGCGGGCCGCCGTCTGGCGCTGGCTGCTCTGGCTGCTCGTCTGGCTGGGCGTCCTCCTGGTCCAGGCACCGCTGCGCGGCGGGTTCGGCGGCGGCGCGGTGATCGGAGGAGTGCTGTCCGTGCTGTCGGCGACGCTGCTGTGGTGGTGGTCCCAGCACCTCCTGCTGGGCGGCAGGATCGGCTGGCGGGACCTGCTGCCGGGAGCGCTGCTCGCGGGTACGGGCACGGTCGTGCTGAGCTGGGCCGCCGGGCTGTTCGTGCCCACGGTCATGGAGCGCAGCCTGCGGGAGTTCGGCCCGCTGGGGCCCGTCTTCACGTTCCTCTCCTGGTTGATCGCCGTGTTCCTGGTGGCCGTCTCGGGCCTCGCCCTCGGCCAGTACGTCGCCTCCTCCGACTGGTACCGGACAGCCGCCGTCCCCCGCCGTACGCGGGCCGGACCCTGATCCTGCCCGCCGCGGGAGCGCATCCATCGAGTGCCGGGCCGCCCACAGGATCACCCGCGTCGGGTGAGGCACCCGGCCCTGGCCGTGTCCACGCTGAAGACAGCACACAACGGCGGCCGGGCGAGCGCCGGGGACGGAGAAGAGATATGAGCGCGCAGACGTACCTGGCGTACGACTACCCCCTGCTGAGCGTCTTCTGGAGCATGCTCCTGTTCTTCCTGTGGATCTTGTGGTTCGTCCTGCTCTTCCGCATCGTCGTCGACATCTTCCGTGACGACGAGATGAGCGGGTGGGCGAAAGCCGGCTGGCTGGCGTTCACCGTCCTGCTGCCCTTCCTGGGCGTCTTCGTCTACGTGGTCGCCCGCGGCAAGAACATGGGCCGTCGGGAGGTAGCGCAGGCCCGAGCACAGCAGGAAGCCTTCGACGCCCACATCAGGGAGGCCGCAGGCGGCACGGGCCGGCCCAGCAGCATCGACGAACTCGCCAAGCTGTCCGAGATCCGCGCCCGCGGCGACATCACGGACGAGGAGTTCCGCAGGGCCAAGGAACTGGTCCTGACCGGCCACGGCCCGGCGGAGCACACCGGCTCCACCGCCCGCACCCCCCGTCGCTGAGCATCCGCACACCATGAATCGAGGCGCAAGATGACCGCGATACACACCCGGCCCGCACACACGGCGAAACAGGAATGGGCAACCGGCCTGACGGCCTTCGCGGCAGTGATGCTCTTCCTCGTCGGCCTGCTCGACATCTTCCGGGGCATCATGGCCATCGCCGAGGACGACATCTTCGTCACGACGCGCAATTACGTGTTCGAGTGGGACCTGACCGGCTGGGGCTGGATGCACCTCGCTCTGGGCGTGGTCGCCGTGCTCGTCAGCATCGGGCTGCTCAAGGTCTCGGCGTGGGCGCGCGTCGCCGCCGTGGCCATCGCCGGACTCGTCATCATCGCCAACTTCCTCTCCCTGCCGTACTACCCCGTCTGGTCCGTAGTGATGATCACGATCTCGGGCTTCATCATCTGGGCCGTGTGTGTGGTCCAGCGCGACAACCTCTTCGACCTGTCCGAGGAGCGTCAGCTGTCCGAGGAGCGCCGACCCTACGAGGAGCGCCGAACCTACGGGCAGCGTCCACCGTCGTAGTGCGACGCGGCGTACGTATGGGCAGTGCCGGACGGGCTCGCCTTGCCGTGCTCGCCCTGCTGGCAAGCGTCACGGTGCCGCTCGTCGCCGCCGGTCTGCGGAGCGTGCTGTGGGCGCTGGCCGGCATCGCCGGCCTGGCGCTCGCCGCCGTCGGTG
The nucleotide sequence above comes from Streptomyces sp. NL15-2K. Encoded proteins:
- a CDS encoding SHOCT domain-containing protein; translation: MSAQTYLAYDYPLLSVFWSMLLFFLWILWFVLLFRIVVDIFRDDEMSGWAKAGWLAFTVLLPFLGVFVYVVARGKNMGRREVAQARAQQEAFDAHIREAAGGTGRPSSIDELAKLSEIRARGDITDEEFRRAKELVLTGHGPAEHTGSTARTPRR
- a CDS encoding YhjD/YihY/BrkB family envelope integrity protein, translated to MARKPGSAPAPRRRTAVERALASLRSGPVARLLPRLSALNVVEGSVRLAAQAFITALPLLMTVAAFAPRGVQDLLTDSLRAVLGVRGNTLDEVRRAFTATGTPRDAAGAVGVVVTLVSATAFSRALQAVCERCWHLPRTPVRAAVWRWLLWLLVWLGVLLVQAPLRGGFGGGAVIGGVLSVLSATLLWWWSQHLLLGGRIGWRDLLPGALLAGTGTVVLSWAAGLFVPTVMERSLREFGPLGPVFTFLSWLIAVFLVAVSGLALGQYVASSDWYRTAAVPRRTRAGP